taaaaatccaagggacaaagaaaattaaattaatttttgttcacATTCATTTTCTATTCAGATGGCCTCTGTTAATTTGGTCTGCTGCAGTCCATCATGTTGCTGCAATTCAGACAATAGTGAATTCACTTCATGTGCTACAAAAACATATTAACAAAAGggattgttttttcttcttgtcctctatttcctttatgagtGATAGTCCTTGAAGAGTGAGTGGCTTTCCCCACCCACACTTGCTAAGCTAGCTATTACAGGAAGCAGCCCTGGGGAATTTGAACATCCTTGcccatttgaacccagagaaACCTGATAATACTTAAGAAGTAATTAGGTCAAATTTGAGATAATTTTTCAAGGTTCTAAATATCTGTGCATGTCTAAGCAAAGGGCATGTCTGGCTTTGGAGTCACTGTGATTCAACTTAGTATTGTCTCCTTCAGGTGACGGAGACTCATTTGGAGATGGTAAGAGAAAGATATTTCTGATCTCTGTAAGGTCAAAGCACAGAGATGGGCAGGAATTATAAAGCAAAAAAGATGCCACCTCCTGAAAGGGGCACTTCTATGTCGCTGTCTAAGGAGAAGTGCATTTCCCCAAAGTCAGAGCAATTCTGGCATAGTTTCCTCGGAGATATAACTAGGCAGGAGTTATAAGGCATCATGGTGTCATTTCCAAGGGTCCATTTtgtccctccccattcccagccCTATGGTGCATACATGGTAATCTCTGGGGGACAAGCCACCACCTCCCTTAAAGCACAACTATTCTCCCTTGCAGTGTCATCTTAGGGCCAGTGCcaggaaccttttttttttttatcctaacaAAGCCTAAAACTACAATCTTTGGGGGGACCCTGTATAGACCTAATGAGAACATATTAATAATAGGAATATTTAGTTTTAAGAGGAGATTCTCTATGGTATAAAGAGCTTCCTGTACTAATgctgtaatttataatcttagagaattgcctggggtaGGGATAAATCAAGTCACTGGCCCAGGAGGTCACACCATGGGATATGTCAGGAACAGAAGATGAACCTGAGTTTTTCTGCCTCCTAGACCAGCTTCATATCTATTGTTGCAGGCTACTTCACACTAGAGAAGAAATACCCAAGGATTAACTGATCCCTATCTTAATTGGTCTTCCCCCCCTTTTATTGCCACTCTGACAATAAGTTCagatgctctctctttctctctctctctttctctctctctctctctctctctctctctctctctctctctctctctctctttctctctctttctctctgtctctcactcactctctctctgtctgtctctgtctgtctctctctctttcactctctctttgtctctgtctgtctgtctgtctctctcactctctctctctttctctctctctgtctctttctctctctgtctctctcgctttctctgtctgtctgtctcactctctctctctgtctttctctgtctctctctctgtctgtctctttctctctctgtctctctctctgtgtctctgtctctctgtctctttctctctgtctgtctgtctctctctgtctctgtctgtctctctctgtctgtctctgtctgtctctctctctttcactctctctctgtctctctctgtctgtctgtctctctcactctctctttctctctctctgtctgtctctctctctctgtgtctctgtgtctctgtgtctctgtgtctctgtgtctctgtgtctctctctctctctctctctctctctctctctctctctctctctctctctctctcattacccACTTCCCTCCTGTTACCTAGAAacattttaccttttaaaaagaagtaaaccAAAAAACCTTGACCCTGCCATCCCCTTAAGTTCTCAGAACCAGAACCAGGGCTCAATCTGACCAGCACACTCCCTCTAAATTCTTGAGGTTAAGATTGGGAGGATTTAGAGAGTTCTAACAGTACTTGTCCTCTAAGAAAAAAGATTCTAGAAATTAATAATTTGGGTTAGATCTCAGTGACAGGAATATAAGGGCAGTACTTTGGTTCAAAGTGCCCTGATTCATGGAGAACATAGATCCCAGCTGGCCTAGAAGTGGACAGGCAGAGGAGCCAGTTCAGTATCAGAGTGAGCTCATGGAAAGTCACTCTCCACTTCTGCTCTATATTGTTTAGCTGCTTATCCTGAACTATGAAATTAGATGCTAGACCTTAAGAAAGGTCAGAACCACTGAATAAGCCTTGATCATATCTCAGAAGGCCAAATTTCAGTGGTTTGGCTAGATGGTTGCTAGCCTGGGAGTCGAGACCTTTGCTCAAGTCTCTGCTCTAATTTGGGGCATTTTTTTTGCCATGTCTTTAAAATAAGGGTGTTCAACATGGCCTCCATCAACCCAGCCATTTCTACCAGTATCTGAGTCAAGGAGATCTGGGTTCCATTTTAGCTCATTTTCAGTTTTAAttaggtcatagatttagaaccacTGGGGTCAAGATCACGGACCAAGTAGGATTCACTTCAGAGTCAATCCCTCTCCATTTGACCACTCTGCCTCCTTCATCACTGAGACCATGAACTTAGTTTTTCAAAAGGAGGGTTAAATGGAGCCAGTTttgctttgttgtttttctttttatgcaaaaggaaaaaattgatgaagaaaattctttccttccagaATCAATATTTTGACATGATAATTTTACAAGCCTTTTGGGAGAAAGATAGCCATTGCTTCCAGCCTTCTTTCAAACCTTTCTCTCAAAGTGATTATGCTGTTTTGCTAGCCAAAGAATATCATTTTTCCACTTtccaaatgtgaaaaaaatggaaCTTGAAAATTAATTagcaataattattaaaaacaaaataggctAATATGGAAAAGTGTTTTGTTATACATTTAACATGTAATTGACAGTTTACATGCCATCTTAGTAAATGGggtagttataaaaaaaaaatttttttaaacccttaccttcagtcttgggatcaatactgtgtattggctccaaggcagaagagtggtaagggttaggcaatgggggttaagtgacttgcctagggtcacacagctgggaagtgtctaaggctagatttgaacccaggacctcccatctctaggcctggttctcaatccactgagttacccaactgcccccagaactcaaaattttaaagggaatattaaaaaataatacaaatttaaAGTATATAATCGATGACTACCAAATAATGCTTCCTCTTCGTGGGGCAAGCTTCCCATTAGTATCCAAAGAGTGCCCTCCCCTTCTCATGACCCACCCAAACTGAGAACCTCTTCATGTGACTTGGCCCAAACATGATTTGTGGTATTTACCCTCAgtgcaaaaatgaaatagatgtaACTGCTGGGCtccttaaaataaaagaattattgtgGAAATTAtgagacaaagaaggaaggaattcagTTCTTTGTAAAtcaaaaaatgcattttttattgaaataaaactTCCAGGAAAATCTTACCAAAAATCTAAAGTGAAGCAAACATGTTTACAAAGCAGGCAATAAGTTACAATTTTTGTACGTAAATATTTCATGGCTCTACGCAGACTtccaaattaccaaaaatattaggaaaactccTCTTGGACATGATATTAAAAAGtcttcttaaattaaattaaataaataaagtatggTGGTGACAGAGCACAACCATTTAAATAAACTCTGACAAGGCATTGACAAATCATAAATAATTTCTCCCACTGAGAAGAATTCTGGGACCTTAGCCCAGTAAGACTGTGATGTTGTTCCACAATTAGGGTAGAAGTCCCTAATCCAGATTTCCACTAATGCAATCCCTTCATATCTGGGAAGACAGATCCTTTGCCTAATAGTGAATGTAGGAGAACTAGCCATCATCCTCCCTCATTTCATTGCCAGTTTGTCCCACTCTCTCTCATGGCAGTTTTTATCATCACCAGTCCTCTTAATTCTAACTTCCCACATCCTTTTgcctatcatttaaaaataaatacataaatagtaAATATCAGAATTAAGTTACAGCTgaagataatattacattttctgACCCCCAAAAAGCAGAAACAGCTTTGGCATTTTTGCCCTCAAAATAAGCATCCCATTGAGGTAGGAATAGGCAAGTATTCTTTGGCTGTTATAGAGAgcaggaaattgaggtccagtgAATCAGTGGCAAAGCAGACTCTACTTCCTTAATTTCCTGGCTCCTGTTAGATACATAAAGTAGATTTGCCCGAAGCTTCATTGGCATATTGATAGAGAGATAAATTCAAAGTGGAGGGAAAGTCTGTCCATCTATTTTGAGTCATTCTCAgttctaaaatagaaaatattttaagagattaaaCAACAATAGAAAAAGgagcttttaaatatatatctctTGAGAACTTAATATCCTCTAAATTTGACTTTGctctctttcattaaaaaaattttaatttctaatttaaaaaaatttaggccATTTTCATAAttaatgtcattattattattagcagtaCACTGTAATGGAGGGGCTTCTAGGGGCACAGTGGATGGGGAATCAACACTGAAATCAAGAAGAcgcatcttgagttcaaatttggcctcagacaacttacctgggccctgggcaagtcaataagaaaggaatgggaaaattttactcatttaatcccatttcctTGATTGTTTCTTTCCTAATTTTGATTTCTCTGCAAAGAATAATGATATACTCACCTCTTCAAAAACGCTTGAAGAACTCTCTGCACCCAATTTGCATGAGGATCCAGGCAGAGCTCTCTGTCATCTTGAAGAGTgacactaaaaagaaaaaagtgttcAAGATCAATGGCCTATTCTCAAGGGTCTCTGCTGCCAAAATCAGTGTCCACCAAGTCAGTGGGGAATATAATTATTCAATCAGAGCACTGAGATTTCCCCAGAAATCTCTCTTTAGGATGTAGGGAACTAGGTTTTTCAGTGATGACCTCAAACTCCAGGAAACTTTTTTCCTTGCCATGACAGATTGATTTAAGGCAAAGGAATTCAAAAGGTCCAGGGGAGAATATTCAAGAGGCTATTTTTCACACGATGGCCTCCATAAGTAAAGTCAACTCATGATTCATATTGAAATATCAAAATTTGGGGAcattctgtttctcttttaatttattttccactGTTTAGAGCAGCAATGTGCCCAGTTCCTCATTCCATTCTCTATGATGTcccaaagaaattatatttaaaaggaaaaagaaaaaactcttcaCAAGTTCCAGAACTCAGAAATGTGGAAGTGTTTTTTGAAGACACGAAAGGCTTCTGCAATTTGTTTGGACAATGTCAAACTATGCTCCAAAGAATGCTACAAAGCTAGAttactgagcttggagtcagtaAAACTTGAGTTCTCATCCTGCCTCCTGCAattactatctttgtgaccctaagcaagtcacttagctttctttctgcctcagtttccttatctgtcaaatgtgaataataaataatagcacctacatcacaaaattattaaaataatcaaataaggtaacatatgtaaaacattttgggAAGTTAcctaaatgtcagttattattctTAACATTTAGCAGATAATtgtcaataattatttttgtggCTACTAATAATTAGTAGCCTCATACAAAGCTCTTATAATTTTTATGTATTGTCTATTCTTCTACTCTTATTGAGGTAAGttctaaattaaaatttctaaatttgagccctttaaaaaaagattgtagaTATTCTTCCTGATGACAAAAcaaatttatgaaaattataatttaCTTAAAAGATGAATAATAGAATAATTTCCTCTTCTAAAAATTTACCTAAAATTTACCTTCTAAAATATAATGAATAGGAATTCATTAAATATCACATTTCTGAAACATGGGTTAAAAATCAttatgttacaaaaaaaaaaaaaacaaacatccaATTCCCTTGAGACTTTTTGTGTATGCACCCTTGACTAGTTTGGATTGAGAGAGATGATGGGGACATTCCAGTAGTTAGGTGGCTTCTCCTGATTCCTTTGCAACTGCCAGAATCCCTCCTGCCCCTCCTTGACCCTGGTCCCTTAAATGAAACCATTGAGCCCTTTTTAGAAATACATACATGATTTCTGTGTTTAGGCAGTGTGGTCCACTTTCAATCACTCTCAGCTCTTTAATGTGCTTGGGATGGAAAGGTTTGGAATTTGTTTTTATGCACTTACACCGGAGTTCTGATACAGATGAAGACAACACAGCACCTaggaaggaatgagaaaatgAGCAGAGTTAGAACTGACCAAAGTATCAGCTCCATCAATGCCAGTTTGAAGATTTTTCTGACAATGAAATTAATTGGTGATTTGGAAAAGTTGTGGTGTGTCTTATcattagcatccaaatttctttaaatatggaACCTGATTTCTCATTGGCCACAATTTGTCTCTCCAAGAAACATTTACTTACTCATTAATGTATCAATTTATCTAATCTCTATTCATTCATCCTCATACTTTTCTCCATTTGGCATGGATCCCTATGACATCACAGGGCTATTCTATAGAAAGCATATGAAATAGAAACAATGGGGGAAATGGCTAATAGAAATGATGAATttatgaaatgaatattttaaaagttttacatgTTGGCCAATATTCCTGAAAACGCTACCAATCAGAAAGTGTCCAGTAATGTCAAAATGTCAGAGATGCTAAAATTCTCAAGACTTCCTACAGGTGTCAGTGTGTCTGAGAAACCATGCATTAGGAGCACTATTGTGTGGGCAAAAAGTAAGAAGGACATTTGTCTAATATTTGGCCAATTTTACCAATGTCAGTAAGCAATCTGCATAGATGAGTCTCCATGTAAGTAGAAATCACAGTTATTTGTAGATGCCACCCATACCATGCTTTGGAATGCTTCAACTAAATGTAGATGCATATGTGTGCTTCCATTCTTGACAGGTGCACATGAGTGCCCACAATTGCTATAATAACTAATActtcataataataacaaatattttcataatagcatttataactttaaaaatagcattttatattCATAACAAACATGGGAgagagatgctattatcatctcctcTTTACAGagtagggaactgaggcaaacagaagttaagtcaCTTGTGCAGAGTCACACTGTTTATATCTTAGGGTGGAATTGAACttccatcttcctgactctaggctcagcacttCCTAGTGGTTCTTTATACTGAATTATCAGCAAGACActtcattttatacttttctCACTTattgtttaatatatttttatatatttatacataaatttatatatttaatatatttatgttcataaatataaatctgtaaaataatatgtaaaatatactcatatttataaatagTAACATATTTTACAGTCTATTTTCTATATATGTGAaccatatatgcacacatgcaaTATGTAAACATGTGTATAACtgttaatatatgtatgtgtgcaggCGTATATCTATGTGTCTATGCATGAATGCATTTATGTCGAtttgtgtatttatgtgtgtgtatataattggAATCTGAAAAGAAACATTCAAAATTGGCATTTGCATAATACTACAAAGTTTGCATATATTATAAAATTGGAGCATCACAGCCACTCTATctgatatatattattttcctttttttatagatCAGGGAGCTGAAGTCCTGAGAGAATAAATAACTTCCCCCTAGTCTCACCGCTTCTAAGTGCTACAGATGGGAAGTATGGGAATTATTCCCTCTAATCTCATTTATATTTAGCAAATTCTATCCTTGCCAGGtcatacaatggatagagtctggagtcaggaagacacatcttcctgaattccaaTCTGACTTCACATTGTATGAGCCTAGAGAAGTCACTTTAtgctgtttgactcagtttcctcatgaattTGCCTCCA
This DNA window, taken from Monodelphis domestica isolate mMonDom1 chromosome 6, mMonDom1.pri, whole genome shotgun sequence, encodes the following:
- the LOC100023722 gene encoding interleukin-8, encoding MTSKLLVTLLAICLISAALNEGAVLSSSVSELRCKCIKTNSKPFHPKHIKELRVIESGPHCLNTEIIVTLQDDRELCLDPHANWVQRVLQAFLKRTENDSK